A region of Sparus aurata chromosome 8, fSpaAur1.1, whole genome shotgun sequence DNA encodes the following proteins:
- the LOC115587337 gene encoding transmembrane and coiled-coil domain protein 3-like — protein MPSANVSVRSLSEVEKYLGSRMDRSTEDSPLGIPVSMRRGSSENNLDLDLIDGSPRPAFGFEVQRSRSCLDSLQQKILKVTEQLKIEQTARDENVAEYLKLVNSADKQQVGRIKQVFEKKNQKSAQNIAQMQKKLEQYHRKMKDNETHHSPTPHPFAAKHSTIPRESPRQLLRDMTGSGRHPTMDKIKTIGPGVSLSPPFFFSKPREFANLIRNKFGSADNIAHLKTTLDASSPLPTDSAGKGLSSSTSLVGKPKYPSDDECSSGSASISADSNGNPAGAGGSAVPSQGQGQQAEGEGQSRLALSLEEVSEIKDAQNQLEEDLEELKTQFKREYDIISQTLQEERYRYERLEDQLNDLTELHQNEMTNLKQELASIEERVAYQAQERARDIQEALESCQTRVSKLELQQQQQQQTVQLESHDARVLLGKSINIMLAIITVILVCVSTAAKFAAPLMRSRHHVVATFLGVCFLTIFWKNWDRLQCAIDRLLVPA, from the exons ATGCCCAGCGCCAACGTGTCCGTGCGAAGTTTATCTGAAGTAGAGAAATACCTCGGCAGCCGGATG GACAGGAGCACCGAGGACAGTCCTCTTGGCATTCCTGTGTCGATGCGTCGGGGTTCTTCAGAGAACAACTTGGATCTGGATCTGATTGATGGAAGTCCCCGTCCTGCTTTCGGATTTGAGGTCCAGCGTAGCCGTTCTTGCTTGGACAGCCTTCAGCAGAAGATACTGAAagtcacagagcagctgaagatCGAGCAGACTGCGCGGGACGAGAACGTCGCAGAATACCTGAAGCTGGTGAACAGTGCGGACAAGCAGCAAGTAGGGCGCATCAAGCAGGTGTTTGAGAAAAAGAATCAGAAGTCGGCGCAGAACATCGCCCAGATGCAAAAGAAGCTGGAGCAGTACCATCGAAAGATGAAGGACAATGAAACCCACCACAGCCCAACACCTCATCCATTTGCTGCCAAACATAGCACCATACCCAGGGAGTCTCCCAGACAGCTGCTGAGGGATATGACCGGCAGCGGCCGACACCCGACCATGGACAAGATCAAGACCATCGGACCGGGcgtctccctctcccctcctttcTTCTTCAGCAAGCCCAGAGAGTTCGCCAATCTCATCAGGAACAAATTTGGCAGCGCTGACAACATCGCCCACCTCAAGACCACTCTGGATGCTTCCTCACCGCTGCCCACTGACAGTGCAGGAAAGGGGCTGAGTAGCAGCACTTCTTTGGTGGGCAAGCCCAAGTATCCCAGCGATGACGAGTGCTCCTCGGGGAGTGCTTCCATCTCCGCAGACAGTAACGGGAACCCAGCGGGAGCAGGAGGGTCAGCGGTGCCGAGTCAGGGTCAAGGCCAGCAGGCTGAGGGTGAAGGCCAGAGCAGACTGGCCCTGAGCCTGGAGGAGGTGAGCGAGATCAAAGATGCTCagaatcagctggaggaggatcTAGAGGAGCTGAAGACTCAGTTCAAGAGAGAGTATGACATCATCAGCCAAacactgcaggaggagagaTACAG GTACGAGCGTTTGGAAGACCAGCTGAACGACCTGACGGAGCTTCACCAAAATGAGATGACTAATCTGAAGCAGGAGCTGGCCAGCATCGAGGAGAGGGTGGCCTACCAGGCTCAGGAAAGGGCCAGGGACATACAG GAAGCTCTGGAGTCGTGTCAGACACGAGTGTCTaagctggagctgcagcagcagcagcagcagcagacggtCCAGCTCGAGAGCCATGACGCCCGAGTCTTGCTGGGGAAGAGCATCAACATTATGCTGGCCATCATCACCGTCATCCTGGTGTGCGTCTCCACTGCTGCCAAGTTTGCCGCTCCGCTGATGAGGAGCCGGCATCATGTGGTCGCTACCTTCCTGGGAGTTTGTTTTTTGACCATATTCTGGAAGAACTGGGACCGTTTACAGTGCGCCATAGACAGGCTGCTGGTGCCCGCCTGA